In Aureibaculum algae, the following are encoded in one genomic region:
- a CDS encoding RNA polymerase sigma factor translates to MIVERDLISELKNPLTQEKAFRELMALYKERLYWHIRKIVISHDDADDVLQNTFIKVYRNIDKFNAESKIYSWMYRIATNESITFINKRAKMRQVDVNELQGEMIQNLESDVYFDGDEIQLKLQKAVATLPQKQQLVFNMKYFDNMKYQDISDILETSVGALKASYHHAVKKIEKYITK, encoded by the coding sequence TTGATAGTAGAACGTGATCTCATATCTGAATTAAAAAATCCATTAACGCAAGAAAAAGCGTTTAGAGAATTGATGGCTTTATATAAAGAACGTTTGTATTGGCATATCCGTAAAATAGTAATTTCACATGATGATGCTGATGATGTTTTACAGAATACGTTTATTAAAGTTTATAGAAATATTGACAAATTTAATGCGGAGAGTAAAATTTACTCATGGATGTATAGAATTGCGACCAATGAGTCCATTACATTTATCAATAAGAGAGCCAAAATGAGGCAAGTTGACGTCAATGAATTACAAGGTGAGATGATACAAAACTTAGAATCAGATGTTTATTTTGATGGTGACGAAATACAATTAAAATTACAAAAAGCAGTTGCCACATTGCCGCAAAAACAACAATTGGTATTTAATATGAAGTATTTTGACAATATGAAATATCAAGATATTTCTGATATTTTAGAAACCTCTGTTGGTGCTTTAAAAGCCTCATACCATCACGCGGTAAAAAAGATTGAAAAATATATAACAAAATAA
- a CDS encoding sensor of ECF-type sigma factor — protein sequence MNLKKIIFGILLFTVFTGIAQRNDNEKIKAYKTAFLTEALELTVDEAEKFWPVYNAYSKEYQKIKITKTRQIFKKIRIAGGIDQLSESEADTILEEFVEIDSNVAKAKEKLKKDLTGVISSKKMIKLLSAEQNFNKELLKRFRNRGGNMNKN from the coding sequence ATGAATTTAAAAAAAATCATATTTGGAATTTTGTTATTTACAGTTTTTACTGGAATAGCTCAACGTAATGATAATGAAAAAATAAAGGCTTATAAAACGGCTTTTCTAACTGAAGCATTAGAATTAACTGTTGATGAAGCTGAAAAGTTTTGGCCAGTTTATAATGCGTATTCAAAAGAATATCAGAAGATTAAAATCACCAAAACGCGTCAAATATTTAAAAAAATTAGAATCGCGGGGGGAATTGACCAGTTATCTGAAAGCGAGGCTGACACTATTTTAGAAGAATTTGTGGAAATTGATAGTAATGTTGCTAAAGCCAAAGAAAAATTAAAAAAAGATTTAACGGGAGTTATATCTTCTAAGAAAATGATAAAATTATTAAGTGCAGAACAAAATTTTAATAAGGAATTATTAAAACGATTTAGAAATA